One window of Candidatus Neomarinimicrobiota bacterium genomic DNA carries:
- a CDS encoding citrate lyase ACP: MKKEYFAGTKGDKPKSDLKITYSPSSNPLDFLLSSKVDILFRESILNQAKMVCKDLGINSGEFILEDFGALPFVIAARIEAVIKAAHPGIAEESLPEMKPHCKGKSNRDRFRRSRLYIPGNQPKLMLNAGIHKPDGIILDLEDSVASSEKESTRFIVRNALRTLDFFGAERMVRINQGEMGLIDLEFVVPHNVHLVLIPKAESREQIIAVDEKISDISKKCGRKEPVFLMPIIESAKGVMHALEIAEASPNNVALTIGLEDYTADLGIVRTDEGNESLFARSTIINAARTAGLQAIDTVSVDISDEEALRISAREAKALGFNGKGCIHPRQIQPIHEEFSPTDSEIERAKKIILAFDEAEAKGLGVVSLGSKMIDAPVVQKAQQTIDLAIASELLSKDWKKK, from the coding sequence ATGAAAAAAGAATATTTTGCCGGGACAAAGGGTGACAAACCCAAATCTGATTTAAAAATTACCTATTCACCAAGTTCTAATCCATTAGATTTTTTATTATCAAGCAAGGTTGATATATTATTTAGAGAATCTATTCTTAACCAGGCGAAGATGGTTTGTAAAGATTTAGGGATTAATTCCGGTGAATTCATCTTAGAAGATTTTGGCGCATTACCTTTTGTCATTGCCGCCCGTATTGAAGCAGTGATTAAAGCTGCTCATCCAGGCATCGCGGAAGAATCTTTACCGGAAATGAAACCTCATTGCAAAGGAAAATCAAATCGAGATCGTTTTCGTCGTAGTCGATTATATATTCCAGGAAATCAGCCCAAACTTATGCTGAATGCCGGCATTCACAAACCGGATGGAATTATTTTGGATTTGGAAGATTCTGTAGCATCGTCAGAAAAAGAATCCACTCGGTTTATCGTTCGGAATGCTCTGCGGACATTAGACTTTTTTGGTGCTGAACGCATGGTGAGAATCAATCAGGGAGAGATGGGATTAATAGACCTTGAGTTTGTTGTCCCTCACAATGTTCATTTGGTGCTTATTCCAAAAGCGGAAAGTAGGGAACAGATTATAGCTGTAGATGAAAAAATTTCGGATATCAGTAAAAAATGCGGACGGAAAGAACCGGTGTTTCTTATGCCTATAATTGAAAGCGCAAAAGGTGTGATGCATGCATTGGAAATTGCCGAAGCTTCACCAAATAACGTTGCACTGACGATTGGATTGGAAGATTACACTGCCGATCTTGGAATCGTGCGTACGGATGAAGGTAATGAATCTTTATTTGCACGCAGCACAATCATCAATGCTGCCCGCACTGCAGGTCTTCAGGCAATTGACACTGTATCAGTTGATATCAGTGACGAGGAAGCATTAAGAATTTCGGCCAGAGAAGCCAAGGCTCTTGGTTTTAATGGTAAGGGCTGTATTCATCCAAGACAAATTCAGCCAATTCATGAAGAATTTTCACCAACTGATTCAGAAATTGAAAGAGCAAAAAAAATTATATTGGCGTTTGATGAAGCCGAAGCAAAAGGACTTGGTGTGGTTTCACTGGGGAGTAAAATGATAGATGCTCCTGTTGTACAAAAAGCACAGCAGACCATTGATTTGGCCATTGCTTCGGAGCTGTTATCAAAAGATTGGAAGAAAAAATGA
- a CDS encoding 3'(2'),5'-bisphosphate nucleotidase CysQ, which translates to MNSELNLAKDAAIEAGNLILKYYKSDYEIEEKGFHNPVTTADHEADACLKELLMNARPKYGWLSEETVDSPDRLEKDRVWVVDPLDGTKEFIEGVPNFVVSVALVDNGFPIVGVLYNPVTKEMFTASKGEGSFLNDDPIQCATKENVSEMVILNSRSETRRGLWAPYNGTFGKLKAVGSVAYKLGLTAAGKADIFASLRPKNEWDICAGNCIINEAGGKLIDLKGNLVSFNQEKTLIEPGLIAGEIVAVDKTYSILTGY; encoded by the coding sequence ATGAATTCTGAATTAAATCTTGCCAAAGATGCTGCCATTGAAGCTGGCAATCTTATTTTAAAATATTATAAGTCCGATTATGAGATTGAAGAAAAGGGATTTCATAACCCCGTAACTACTGCTGATCATGAGGCTGATGCATGTTTAAAAGAATTGTTGATGAACGCTCGACCGAAATATGGTTGGCTTTCAGAAGAAACGGTAGATTCACCTGATCGTTTGGAAAAAGATCGGGTTTGGGTTGTGGATCCATTGGATGGGACGAAAGAATTTATTGAGGGCGTTCCAAATTTTGTGGTAAGTGTGGCGCTTGTGGATAATGGATTCCCGATTGTGGGCGTGCTCTATAATCCTGTAACAAAAGAAATGTTTACAGCATCCAAAGGTGAGGGATCATTTTTAAACGATGATCCAATTCAGTGTGCCACCAAGGAAAATGTAAGTGAAATGGTTATTCTGAATAGTCGATCTGAAACACGACGAGGGCTCTGGGCACCATATAACGGTACATTTGGCAAACTCAAGGCTGTGGGTTCTGTCGCTTATAAATTGGGACTGACTGCAGCAGGGAAGGCAGACATATTTGCATCTCTTCGTCCGAAAAACGAATGGGACATTTGCGCAGGAAATTGCATTATCAATGAAGCCGGTGGAAAGTTGATTGACCTAAAAGGGAATCTTGTTAGTTTCAATCAAGAAAAGACGCTTATTGAACCGGGCTTAATTGCCGGTGAAATTGTTGCAGTGGACAAAACGTATAGTATTTTAACAGGATATTAA
- the citF gene encoding citrate lyase subunit alpha: MVQNSVSRLVPVEINGIKQTPFMGVDKHKPSGPKAAPPIRSCSGYPKDGNKIIGSLQKALKKCGLKDGMTISNHHHFRNGDLVMNQVFDIAANMGVKGLRWFPSAAFPCHKPVIDHIKNGTIDWIEGSLNGPLGDFASKGGMRGTGVLRSHGGRWQAVQDGEVHIDIAIIAAPTADEFGNATGDRGSSACGLLGFGLVDTLYADKVIVVTDNLVPFPCVPWQIQGQNVDYVVVMDKVGDPEKIVSGTTKLTRSPDRLYIAELTAKFVQAADILQDGFSFQAGAGGTALAFAIYLKEMMKDAGIKARFIRGGSTKYLVEMLEEGLTDFILDGQTFDLDGVHSMRENSGHVDTSPFTSYNWHGKGNFASMLDVVVLGATEVDVNFNANVVTHSDGRMLHGIGGWQNCLFSKCTILPIPAFRDRIPIIVDEVTTLVGPGELIDVIVTERGIAINPLRKDLIKATKNSGLPIRKIEEIKAEVDDLIGGAPEKPELTDEVISVVKWVDGTVIDSIFKVKE; this comes from the coding sequence ATGGTGCAAAATTCTGTTAGCCGATTAGTTCCTGTTGAAATAAATGGAATTAAACAAACTCCATTTATGGGTGTTGATAAACATAAACCATCGGGTCCAAAAGCAGCGCCGCCTATTCGCTCTTGCTCTGGCTATCCAAAGGATGGGAATAAAATAATCGGATCTTTGCAAAAAGCATTGAAAAAATGCGGATTAAAGGACGGTATGACTATTTCGAATCATCACCATTTTCGTAATGGAGATTTAGTTATGAATCAAGTGTTCGATATTGCCGCAAACATGGGTGTAAAAGGTTTACGCTGGTTTCCCTCGGCTGCTTTTCCATGCCATAAACCTGTAATTGACCATATTAAAAACGGAACCATTGATTGGATTGAGGGCTCATTAAATGGACCTCTGGGTGATTTTGCATCAAAAGGAGGAATGCGCGGAACAGGCGTTTTAAGAAGTCATGGCGGCCGCTGGCAGGCGGTGCAAGATGGAGAAGTTCACATTGACATTGCTATTATTGCCGCGCCGACTGCTGATGAATTTGGGAACGCCACGGGAGATCGCGGTTCATCCGCGTGCGGATTATTGGGGTTTGGTCTGGTGGACACTCTGTATGCCGATAAAGTCATAGTTGTGACAGATAATTTGGTGCCATTTCCATGTGTGCCTTGGCAGATCCAGGGGCAGAATGTGGATTATGTAGTTGTAATGGATAAGGTAGGAGATCCGGAAAAAATTGTGTCAGGGACAACCAAACTCACCCGCTCTCCGGATAGATTATATATTGCTGAACTGACAGCAAAATTTGTTCAAGCTGCCGATATTCTTCAAGACGGTTTTAGCTTTCAAGCCGGTGCCGGCGGCACTGCGTTGGCATTTGCCATCTATTTGAAAGAAATGATGAAAGATGCTGGCATCAAAGCCCGATTCATCCGCGGTGGTTCCACCAAATATCTAGTGGAAATGCTGGAAGAAGGGCTTACTGATTTTATTCTGGATGGTCAAACATTTGATTTAGATGGCGTTCACTCAATGAGAGAAAATTCGGGCCATGTGGATACATCGCCTTTTACCAGTTATAATTGGCATGGAAAAGGAAATTTTGCTTCCATGCTGGATGTAGTAGTGCTGGGTGCTACAGAAGTGGATGTAAATTTTAATGCCAATGTAGTGACACATTCGGACGGTCGAATGCTTCATGGAATTGGTGGTTGGCAAAATTGCCTTTTCAGTAAATGTACTATATTACCCATCCCGGCCTTTCGAGATCGTATTCCCATAATTGTGGATGAAGTCACAACTTTGGTCGGTCCTGGAGAATTGATTGATGTTATTGTTACCGAAAGGGGCATAGCCATTAATCCGTTACGGAAAGATTTGATAAAGGCAACAAAAAACAGCGGTTTACCAATCAGAAAAATTGAGGAGATAAAAGCGGAAGTAGATGACCTTATTGGTGGTGCCCCTGAAAAACCAGAACTAACAGATGAAGTGATCAGCGTTGTTAAATGGGTTGACGGGACGGTTATAGATTCGATTTTTAAAGTAAAGGAATGA
- a CDS encoding DUF1905 domain-containing protein, producing the protein MKKFKTKLITYDISGAWTFLTVPFSVEKEYGSKAKVKVKGTIDGVSFQSTLLPLGGGKHNLVVKKEIRKKISKYAGDTVSVKMEKDTAKRVVKVPQDFRDAMNPEAVEFFDGLAPSYKKLYVEWIEGAKKEETRLRRIAKAVKLLSERKKLK; encoded by the coding sequence ATGAAGAAATTTAAAACAAAACTCATCACCTATGATATTTCCGGTGCTTGGACTTTTTTGACTGTTCCGTTCAGCGTTGAAAAGGAATATGGTTCAAAAGCAAAAGTGAAAGTAAAGGGAACTATTGATGGTGTCTCTTTCCAAAGTACACTTTTACCATTGGGTGGCGGGAAACATAACTTGGTGGTTAAAAAAGAAATTCGTAAAAAAATTAGCAAATATGCAGGGGATACGGTTTCTGTCAAGATGGAAAAAGATACAGCAAAAAGGGTTGTAAAAGTACCGCAAGATTTCCGTGATGCTATGAATCCTGAAGCTGTTGAATTTTTTGATGGATTGGCACCATCTTATAAAAAACTGTATGTAGAATGGATTGAAGGTGCGAAAAAAGAGGAAACCCGCTTGCGTCGCATTGCTAAAGCAGTAAAATTATTATCTGAAAGGAAAAAGTTAAAATGA
- a CDS encoding FAD-dependent thymidylate synthase, whose amino-acid sequence MTNIPKDAIKCLDKGFVRLVDSMGGDNAIVQAARVSYGQGTSKVSQDRGLIRYLMRHRHTTPFEMVEFKFHCKMPIFVARQWVRHRTANINEYSLRYSEARDEFYYPDPENIQFQSALNKQGRSGEVPPELKQKVLAYFKENSERSFALYQELNEAGVARELARSLLPVNIYTEWYWKNDLHNLLHFIGLRSDSHAQFEIRVFSDAMAESVKKVAPFAWEAYQDYVIHGMRFSKIEKGLLEKKLPDRVIDDILEDIAYQVAATLHKGKPREAADLYLLYKKQGGSDSERDFKLKWDSGEIEIGNVRELREFKKKLISLKK is encoded by the coding sequence ATGACAAACATACCAAAAGATGCCATCAAATGTTTAGATAAAGGTTTCGTTCGGCTCGTGGATTCCATGGGTGGAGATAATGCCATTGTGCAAGCAGCGCGGGTTAGCTATGGACAAGGGACAAGCAAAGTTTCCCAAGATCGCGGACTCATTCGCTATCTCATGCGTCATCGGCATACCACACCATTCGAAATGGTGGAATTCAAATTTCATTGTAAAATGCCAATTTTTGTTGCCCGACAATGGGTACGTCATCGTACAGCAAATATTAATGAATATTCTCTACGCTATTCCGAAGCTCGTGATGAATTTTATTATCCTGATCCGGAAAATATTCAATTCCAAAGTGCGTTGAATAAACAAGGCCGATCCGGAGAAGTCCCGCCTGAATTAAAGCAAAAGGTATTGGCATACTTTAAAGAGAATTCAGAAAGAAGTTTTGCCCTATACCAAGAGTTAAATGAAGCAGGTGTGGCACGAGAATTGGCACGATCGTTACTGCCTGTAAATATCTATACGGAATGGTATTGGAAAAATGATTTACACAATTTATTACACTTTATCGGTTTACGATCCGATAGCCACGCCCAGTTTGAGATTCGTGTTTTTTCTGACGCGATGGCCGAATCGGTTAAAAAGGTCGCACCCTTTGCATGGGAGGCATATCAGGATTATGTGATTCATGGGATGCGATTTTCTAAAATTGAAAAAGGATTGTTGGAGAAAAAACTTCCAGACCGCGTAATAGATGATATACTTGAAGATATTGCGTATCAAGTAGCTGCGACCCTTCATAAAGGTAAACCCAGAGAAGCAGCTGATCTATATCTATTATACAAAAAACAGGGAGGCTCTGATTCTGAAAGAGATTTCAAACTCAAATGGGATTCGGGTGAAATTGAGATTGGGAACGTGCGGGAGTTGCGAGAGTTTAAGAAAAAACTTATCTCATTAAAAAAATAA
- the radC gene encoding DNA repair protein RadC, with protein sequence MNTSNNSGHRQRLREKFLKSSLDGFLDYEIIELLLTLGTPRSDCKQPAKDAMKKFGSLKAVLEADSKDLKKIKGIGDKNIFGLKLTQDVARRFLADRILDMDYIRSSGDVLNYLKHSLRDKSNEVFLVIYLNGRNQILKMEKLFEGTLNTSAVYPREVIKRALNNNASALVLVHNHPSGNPNPSQDDLTITKKLKEATKTIDVYIHDHLIIAGDDVYSFADHGLI encoded by the coding sequence ATGAACACTTCAAATAATTCAGGTCACCGACAACGTCTTCGAGAAAAATTTCTCAAAAGTAGCTTGGACGGTTTTCTTGATTATGAAATAATTGAACTTCTACTCACGTTGGGGACACCTCGATCCGATTGTAAACAGCCAGCAAAAGATGCCATGAAAAAATTTGGTTCCTTAAAAGCTGTTCTAGAAGCAGATTCCAAGGATTTGAAAAAAATAAAAGGTATTGGTGATAAAAATATTTTTGGTCTCAAGTTGACACAAGATGTGGCACGTCGCTTTTTAGCTGATCGAATTCTTGACATGGATTATATTCGATCTTCAGGTGATGTGTTGAATTATTTAAAGCATTCACTACGTGACAAAAGCAACGAAGTTTTTTTGGTGATCTATCTGAATGGTAGAAATCAAATACTAAAAATGGAAAAACTTTTTGAGGGGACGTTGAACACTTCAGCCGTTTACCCCCGGGAAGTAATAAAGCGAGCTCTTAATAATAATGCATCTGCACTTGTTTTAGTTCATAATCACCCCAGTGGAAATCCCAATCCAAGCCAGGATGATTTAACCATTACCAAAAAATTAAAAGAAGCAACAAAAACCATCGATGTATATATCCACGATCATTTAATCATTGCCGGAGATGATGTGTATTCATTTGCAGACCATGGATTGATTTGA
- the metH gene encoding methionine synthase encodes MKKMKKILNNRIMVFDGAMGTMVQSYNLKEEDFRGDRFNNHPKDLKGNNDLLCLTRPDVVGEIHKAYFDAGADIVETNTFNANAISQADYSMENLAYEINYEAAKIAKSVAKTYLDKPRYVAGALGPTNRTASMSPDVNDPGFRNISFDELKNAYYDQAKGLLDGGVDLFLVETVFDTLNCKAALFAVSTLLEERGVDIPILVSGTITDASGRTLSGQTVEAFWHSIRHANLTAVGLNCALGAEQIRPWLDELSTIANIPVFVYPNAGLPNEFGEYDESPEAMADIIKEFAESGLVNLVGGCCGTTPPHINAIAKAVKGLTPRKIPDIKPLTKLSGLEPVTIRPESNFVNIGERTNVTGSAKFRRLIKEDNYEEALSVARQQIENGAQIIDVNMDEGLLDSEQAMETFLRLIAAEPDIAKVSVMVDSSKWTVLEQGLKNLQGKGVVNSISMKEGEAEFIRQAKIIKKYGAAVIVMAFDEKGQADSYDRKVEICTHAYKVLTKEVGFPPEDIIFDPNIFAVATGIEEHNGYGKAFIDATRTIKESLPGVHISGGVSNLSFSFRGNNGVREAMHSSFLYHAVQAGMDMGIVNAGQLTVYDDIPPDLKERVEDVLFNRREDATERLVEIADEYRGVKKSQKKDLSWRENSVEERLSHALVDGITDFVVEDTEEARQKYERPIHVIEGPLMDGMNVVGDLFGAGKMFLPQVVKSARVMKKAVAHLLPFIEKEKDELGLSGMSNGRIIMATVKGDVHDIGKNIVGVVLGCNGYDIIDLGVMAPSDKILSTAKEKGADIIGLSGLITPSLDEMVHVANEMERLEFDIPLLIGGATTSRKHTAVKIEENYSGATIHVIDASRAVGVVSKLLNADEKETFVAKTRADFTQIRETRAKGSKIKRLDIGTARSRRYKIDWEKYQVPTPKFQGIKVFDDYPLDELVDYIDWSPFFHAWELKSVYPRILTDKKYGNEAQKLFDDGQALLKRIVSEKLLKAKGAMGIHPAHAENESVITDCVEFNFPRQTVDKGANKPNFCLADFIAPKDDFIGTFAVTTGHGIETIVKEFEDQHDDYNAIMVKVLADRLAEAFAERLHERVRKEFWGYDLGESLSNDSLIKEKYVGIRPAPGYPACPDHSEKDKIWTLLNVEENAGISLTESRAMYPAASVSGWYYSHPESRYFSVGRS; translated from the coding sequence ATGAAAAAGATGAAAAAAATACTCAACAATCGTATTATGGTTTTTGATGGTGCCATGGGAACCATGGTCCAGTCATATAACCTTAAAGAAGAAGATTTTCGTGGAGATCGTTTCAATAATCACCCGAAGGATCTGAAAGGCAATAACGATTTGCTTTGCCTCACACGTCCCGATGTTGTGGGGGAAATCCATAAAGCCTATTTTGATGCGGGGGCAGACATCGTTGAAACCAATACCTTCAACGCAAATGCTATATCCCAAGCAGATTATTCAATGGAAAATCTGGCATATGAGATCAATTATGAAGCCGCCAAAATTGCTAAGTCTGTTGCAAAAACATATTTAGATAAACCGCGATATGTTGCCGGTGCATTGGGTCCAACCAACCGCACTGCTTCTATGAGTCCTGATGTGAACGATCCGGGATTTCGAAATATTTCATTTGATGAATTAAAAAATGCATATTACGATCAGGCTAAAGGATTATTGGATGGTGGGGTCGATTTATTTTTAGTTGAAACTGTTTTTGATACGCTGAATTGTAAGGCAGCACTTTTCGCAGTTAGCACACTTTTGGAAGAGCGCGGCGTTGATATTCCAATTTTAGTTTCGGGTACAATCACCGATGCCAGCGGTCGTACCCTATCCGGGCAAACAGTCGAAGCATTTTGGCATTCTATTCGTCATGCAAATTTAACCGCCGTGGGTCTCAACTGTGCATTAGGTGCCGAACAAATTCGCCCCTGGTTGGATGAATTATCTACAATTGCAAATATTCCCGTTTTTGTTTATCCCAATGCGGGTCTTCCCAACGAATTTGGTGAATACGATGAATCACCGGAGGCGATGGCGGACATCATTAAAGAATTTGCTGAAAGTGGGTTGGTAAATTTGGTCGGTGGATGTTGTGGTACAACACCGCCACATATTAATGCAATTGCTAAAGCAGTTAAAGGATTAACACCGCGTAAGATTCCAGACATTAAACCGTTGACTAAATTAAGCGGACTTGAACCGGTCACCATTCGTCCCGAGAGTAATTTTGTAAATATCGGTGAAAGAACCAATGTTACCGGTTCAGCCAAATTTCGCCGATTGATTAAAGAAGATAATTATGAAGAGGCGCTTTCTGTTGCACGACAACAAATTGAAAATGGCGCACAGATTATTGACGTAAATATGGATGAAGGGTTACTCGATTCTGAGCAAGCCATGGAAACATTTTTAAGATTAATTGCAGCAGAACCGGATATTGCCAAAGTGTCAGTCATGGTGGATTCATCCAAATGGACTGTATTGGAACAAGGGTTAAAAAATCTCCAAGGAAAAGGGGTAGTAAATTCAATTTCCATGAAAGAGGGCGAAGCAGAGTTCATCCGTCAGGCAAAAATTATAAAGAAGTATGGCGCAGCTGTAATCGTAATGGCTTTTGATGAGAAAGGGCAGGCAGATTCTTATGATAGAAAAGTAGAAATTTGCACTCATGCCTATAAAGTATTAACGAAAGAGGTCGGCTTCCCGCCTGAAGATATTATTTTTGACCCCAATATTTTTGCAGTTGCCACCGGAATTGAAGAACATAATGGGTATGGAAAAGCGTTTATTGATGCAACCCGCACCATTAAGGAATCACTTCCAGGTGTTCACATTAGTGGTGGCGTGTCGAACCTCTCTTTTTCATTCCGTGGCAATAATGGTGTCCGTGAAGCCATGCATTCTTCATTCTTATATCATGCGGTTCAAGCTGGAATGGATATGGGAATTGTAAATGCAGGTCAACTTACTGTTTATGATGATATTCCTCCTGATTTAAAAGAACGGGTGGAAGATGTCTTATTTAATCGAAGAGAAGATGCAACAGAACGCCTTGTAGAAATTGCCGATGAATACCGCGGTGTTAAGAAGTCACAGAAAAAAGATTTATCGTGGCGGGAAAATTCTGTTGAGGAAAGATTAAGCCATGCACTGGTAGATGGTATTACGGATTTTGTGGTCGAAGATACAGAAGAAGCGCGTCAAAAATATGAACGTCCAATTCATGTGATTGAAGGCCCACTTATGGATGGGATGAATGTGGTGGGTGATTTGTTTGGCGCCGGGAAAATGTTTTTACCCCAGGTTGTGAAATCAGCGAGAGTAATGAAAAAAGCAGTCGCACACTTGTTGCCATTTATTGAAAAAGAAAAAGACGAGTTGGGATTGTCGGGAATGTCCAACGGCAGAATTATTATGGCTACGGTGAAAGGCGATGTTCATGATATTGGGAAAAACATTGTTGGGGTTGTGCTCGGATGTAATGGCTACGATATTATTGATCTTGGCGTCATGGCGCCATCGGACAAAATCCTTTCTACTGCGAAAGAAAAAGGTGCCGATATTATAGGTCTTTCAGGATTGATCACGCCTAGTCTGGATGAAATGGTTCATGTGGCTAACGAAATGGAACGACTCGAGTTTGATATTCCACTATTGATTGGCGGTGCCACAACGAGTCGCAAACATACCGCTGTAAAAATTGAGGAAAATTATTCCGGTGCGACCATTCATGTGATTGATGCCTCTCGAGCGGTGGGTGTTGTGAGCAAACTATTAAATGCAGACGAAAAAGAAACGTTTGTCGCAAAAACTCGAGCAGATTTCACTCAAATTCGGGAAACACGTGCAAAAGGGTCCAAAATAAAACGCCTTGATATTGGAACAGCAAGATCAAGGAGATATAAAATTGATTGGGAAAAATATCAAGTGCCAACACCAAAATTTCAAGGTATAAAAGTTTTTGATGATTACCCTTTGGACGAACTGGTGGACTATATTGACTGGTCACCTTTTTTCCATGCATGGGAATTAAAAAGCGTTTATCCGAGAATATTGACCGATAAAAAGTATGGGAATGAAGCGCAAAAACTTTTTGATGATGGTCAAGCTCTATTGAAAAGAATAGTATCTGAAAAATTGCTCAAAGCAAAAGGGGCGATGGGGATTCATCCTGCACATGCAGAAAATGAATCCGTAATTACAGATTGTGTAGAATTCAATTTTCCCCGACAAACGGTGGATAAAGGGGCAAATAAACCGAATTTTTGTCTGGCAGATTTTATTGCACCCAAAGATGACTTTATTGGCACATTTGCAGTGACTACAGGTCATGGAATCGAAACTATCGTAAAAGAATTCGAAGATCAACATGATGATTACAATGCTATAATGGTTAAAGTTTTGGCTGATCGATTGGCGGAAGCCTTTGCAGAGCGATTACATGAAAGAGTACGAAAAGAATTTTGGGGATATGATTTGGGAGAATCTTTAAGCAACGATTCCTTAATAAAGGAAAAATATGTAGGTATTCGTCCCGCCCCGGGATACCCTGCATGCCCGGACCACTCGGAAAAAGATAAAATTTGGACCCTCTTGAATGTGGAAGAAAATGCAGGTATTTCTTTAACAGAAAGTCGCGCCATGTATCCTGCAGCTTCCGTCAGTGGCTGGTATTATTCACACCCCGAATCCAGGTATTTTTCAGTGGGAAGAAGTTGA
- a CDS encoding HDIG domain-containing protein: MSNKENILKIWPEIDWIKNKELKEKVSAAWEWAIDNSVLSADDLMEIPFSLLIKDCNVTFMNHKRTCVHLAVDIAKRMQENFGDEIEINMDILIAGAILIDVGKLLEYEMIDGKLSTSDYGSKVRHPFSGVAIAARFDLPADVQHIIGTHSKEGELGKRTVESIIVHHADFVSFEPFKA, encoded by the coding sequence ATGAGCAATAAAGAAAACATATTAAAAATTTGGCCTGAAATAGATTGGATAAAGAATAAAGAATTAAAAGAAAAGGTATCCGCAGCATGGGAATGGGCAATCGATAATAGTGTATTGTCAGCAGATGACTTGATGGAAATTCCATTTTCACTCTTAATAAAAGATTGTAACGTAACCTTTATGAATCATAAGCGAACCTGTGTCCATCTGGCTGTTGATATTGCTAAACGTATGCAGGAAAATTTTGGTGATGAAATTGAGATTAATATGGATATACTCATTGCCGGTGCCATTTTAATCGACGTGGGGAAATTGTTAGAATACGAAATGATTGACGGTAAACTATCTACAAGTGATTACGGTAGCAAAGTCCGCCACCCATTCAGCGGAGTTGCCATTGCTGCGAGATTTGATTTACCGGCAGATGTTCAGCATATTATCGGTACTCATTCAAAAGAAGGCGAATTAGGTAAACGAACGGTAGAATCTATTATTGTACACCATGCTGATTTTGTGAGTTTTGAACCATTTAAAGCGTAA